A genomic window from Silene latifolia isolate original U9 population chromosome 11, ASM4854445v1, whole genome shotgun sequence includes:
- the LOC141614879 gene encoding uncharacterized protein LOC141614879: MTENSVSSCWRGEHSKGDEKWILVCSNNDKLEDEVGNGLTIEGGRRYQRAEFHMVDLNNNKIHRNCFPSLVQFVVTDSMVAFDNFVYIFGYRSSFVVDSSDFKQLQSQCPKTHQQILLGASRLDLDQSLRTGWCPTPVPSDKACLPKCTSLLGKIYTFGTLYLNPEVLDPVDGNWNSLYSQPHELVGCTVSNHALPDPSNKRFLVHLSDGQLPFPSLFAFFPPGLHPTDVDGTGIWECIACDFQDWTHIAVVFDGVIYFHSRKFDSVVRAFDIATRTWLEVHWVSCFDDNLDFNNIRMQFDALLLLGDGILCLAAWSPIYATDNQPAQTTIYFNKFKVVPSGETIKLCPLTSCTYELLATSRVQVFLPV, translated from the coding sequence ATGACGGAGAATAGTGTTAGCAGTTGCTGGAGAGGTGAACATTCTAAAGGAGACGAAAAATGGATACTAGTTTGCTCAAATAATGACAAATTAGAAGACGAAGTAGGCAATGGTTTAACTATTGAAGGAGGAAGGCGTTATCAACGTGCAGAATTTCACATGGTGGAtctaaacaacaacaaaattcaTCGTAACTGTTTTCCTTCACTTGTTCAGTTTGTGGTAACGGATTCTATGGTGGCTTTCGATAATTTCGTCTATATTTTCGGCTATCGCTCTTCTTTTGTGGTCGATTCTTCTGATTTCAAACAACTGCAATCCCAGTGCCCTAAAACCCACCAACAGATCTTATTGGGAGCTTCTCGTCTTGATTTGGACCAATCTCTACGTACCGGCTGGTGCCCTACTCCAGTTCCCAGTGACAAGGCCTGTTTACCTAAGTGCACTAGTCTTTTGGGAAAGATATACACTTTTGGAACCTTATATCTTAACCCTGAGGTTCTCGATCCCGTTGATGGCAATTGGAACTCCCTTTACTCTCAGCCTCATGAACTTGTCGGTTGCACTGTGTCTAATCATGCACTCCCTGACCCTTCCAATAAGCGGTTTCTTGTGCACCTGTCTGATGGTCAGCTTCCGTTCCCATCCCTGTTTGCATTCTTTCCTCCGGGCCTCCATCCTACGGATGTTGATGGTACTGGGATATGGGAATGTATTGCCTGCGATTTCCAAGATTGGACTCACATTGCTGTTGTTTTTGATGGTGTCATCTACTTTCATAGCCGTAAATTTGATTCTGTTGTTCGTGCTTTTGATATCGCCACTAGAACATGGTTGGAAGTCCATTGGGTTTCATGCTTTGACGACAATCTTGATTTTAATAACATAAGAATGCAATTTGATGCGTTGTTATTGTTGGGCGACGGGATTTTGTGCTTGGCTGCTTGGTCACCTATATATGCTACTGATAATCAGCCTGCTCAGACCACTATTTATTTTAACAAGTTCAAAGTGGTGCCAAGTGGTGAAACAATAAAACTTTGTCCTCTTACTTCCTGCACATATGAGCTTCTTGCCACTTCCAGAGTGCAGGTGTTCTTACCCGTGTAA